In Halococcus agarilyticus, the DNA window TCATGGGGTTGGTGTCGGTCGGGACATGGTTGTGACTGCCTGGCGGTCGCGCTGCCGGCGATCCTCGCGTGACGGGATCGCGTCTGTCCGCATCCGGGACCCGACCTCGAATAAAGCTTTCCAATGGTGCTTTCAGTAGGACAAGTAGACTTGCTGTGCGTGGGCGGCTTCAGTTCACGCTCGGTTTCGCGGCGGCACACCCCGGAACCGGCGTTCGACCGTGTACGTGTCGTCCACGACCTCCCGAACAGTTATGCCACGAACGTACGAACCGGTCGACATGAATCGGGTCCGTGCGTGGCTCCTCTCGACAGCGGTCGGGGTCGCCGTCGGTGGCGGGACGTTCGCGTGGCTCGTCAGCGATCCGTCGCTCGCCATCGCACTCGGGGTCGTCTACGCCGTCGGGACGCGACTCGCTATCGAATTTACCTCTACGCTCCCGGGGGGTACGGGGAGACTCGACTGGCAGCAGACTCGCTGGCAGGCAGCGTTCATCGCGGTCATGGTGCACGTCGCAATTTTTAGCGCGAACACCGTACTCTTTGACTCGTTCGGAGTGAGCGTGGCACTCAATCTGCTCGTGTTCGGTGTCGGCTCGACGGGGTTGTTCTTCGGGATCGCGATGGCGCGCGAACAGGCTGTCACGGACGAATCGGCTGGCGAGGCGGGGACTCCGAAGGGAATCGGACGCGACAGCACCGCCGATACGGCCGGCGAAAACGCGTGAATTAAAACTCCGATTCCGGCGGCACACCCTCCTCGGGCGGCACGCCGTCTTCGGTCGCGAGGTCGAACTCCGTGCGGATTTCTCGTACTCGGTCGCGGATGTCGGCTGCGAGTTCGAATTCCAGATTCTCGGCCGCCTCGTTCATCCGGTTTTCGAGCTCTTCGATCAGCTCGGCGGCCGCGTCGGCGTCGTCGGGTTCGAGGTTCGCGGTGCCGCCGGTGTCGGTTTTCGATCCCGGCAGGTTGGTCTCGCCGACCGCCTTCTCGATCGTTCGGGGTTCGAAGCCGTGCTCGTCGTTGTACTCCTGCTGGATCTCGCGGCGGCGCTGGGTCTCGTCGATCGCCGATTGCATCGAGTCGGTCACGTCGTCGGCGTAGAGCACGACCTCGCCGGCGACGTTTCTGGCGGCCCGACCCATCGTCTGAACGAGGGTGGTTTCCGAGCGCAGGAACCCCTCCTGGTCGGCGTCGAGGATCGCCACGAGCGAGACTTCCGGGATGTCGAGGCCCTCGCGGAGGAGGTTGATCCCCACGAGCACGTCGAACTCTCCGAGTCTGAGACCGCGGACGAGCTCGTGGCGTTCGAGGGTGTCGGTCTCGTCGTGCATGTACTCGACCGCGACGCCCGACTCCTCGAGGTACTCGGTGAGATCCTCGGCCATCCGCTTGGTGAGCGTCGTCACGAGGACACGTTCGTCGCGCTCGACGCGGTCGTCGATCCGGTCGAGGAGGTCGTCGATCTGGCCGTCGACCGGCGAGATCTCGACCGCGGGATCGACGAGGTGGGTGGGGCGGACGATCTGCTCGACGATCCGATCGGAGTGCTCGCGCTCGTAGTCGCCGGGCGTCGCGCTGACGTAGAGGGTTTGTCCTGTTCGCTCCTCGAACTCGGGATACCGGAGCGGACGGTTGTCGTAGGCCGTCGGGAGGCGGAAGCCGTTCCCGACCAGCGAGTCCTTTCGGGACTTATCGCCCGCGAATTGGCCCCGAATCTGGGGCACGGTCTGGTGGGATTCGTCGAGTACGGTGAGGAAGTCCTCGGGGAAGTAATCGAGGAGCGTGGAGGGCGCGTCGCCAGGCTCGCGATCCGAGAGGTGGACGGAGTAGTTCTCGATCCCCGAGCAATACCCTGTTTCTTCGAGCATTTCGAGATCGAAGG includes these proteins:
- the uvrB gene encoding excinuclease ABC subunit UvrB, whose amino-acid sequence is MSDTQSGPLQPDRPGSERPFRVDAPFDPAGDQPDAIARLAEGFESGMDEQTLLGVTGSGKTNTVSWTIEEIQKPTLVIAHNKTLAAQLYEEFRNLFPDNAVEYFVSYYDYYQPEAYVEQTDKYIEKDASINDEIDRLRHSATRSLLTRDDVIVVASVSAIYGLGDPANYEEMSLRLEVGQTIDRDELLGRLVDLNYERNDVDFTQGTFRVRGDTVEIFPMYGRYAVRVEFWGDEIDRLTKLDPLEGDVKSEEPASLIHPAEHYSIPEDRLENAIGEIEDLLDERVAYFEREGDLVAAQRIEERTTFDLEMLEETGYCSGIENYSVHLSDREPGDAPSTLLDYFPEDFLTVLDESHQTVPQIRGQFAGDKSRKDSLVGNGFRLPTAYDNRPLRYPEFEERTGQTLYVSATPGDYEREHSDRIVEQIVRPTHLVDPAVEISPVDGQIDDLLDRIDDRVERDERVLVTTLTKRMAEDLTEYLEESGVAVEYMHDETDTLERHELVRGLRLGEFDVLVGINLLREGLDIPEVSLVAILDADQEGFLRSETTLVQTMGRAARNVAGEVVLYADDVTDSMQSAIDETQRRREIQQEYNDEHGFEPRTIEKAVGETNLPGSKTDTGGTANLEPDDADAAAELIEELENRMNEAAENLEFELAADIRDRVREIRTEFDLATEDGVPPEEGVPPESEF